The Osmerus eperlanus chromosome 12, fOsmEpe2.1, whole genome shotgun sequence genome has a segment encoding these proteins:
- the eif3c gene encoding eukaryotic translation initiation factor 3 subunit C isoform X3, giving the protein MSRFFATGSDSESEESSSADEITPKPTGTTLTKQSLLLSDDEEDTKRVVRSAKDKRFEELTNLIKTIRNAMKIRDMAKCLEEFEQLCRAFLKSKTIVDKEGVPPFYIRLLADLEDYLNQLWEDKEGKKKMNKNNAKALSTLRQKIRKYNRDYETEIASYKENPTESADEEEEKEAGESGSSSGSDDEGGEDAKSFLKKKPAPVEALPDASKFLKSAKSGDEESSSSDDDEDWGSDAVDSGSESGDDDEKSASLAVVFLKKAQEGERHTSEKKKEDRKERHRQKRLQEEAEEEGGEEGEGGWEKVKGGVPLVKEKPKMFAKGTEINTTVVVKKLNEILQARGKKGTDRAAQIELLHALAGISNEHTLGEGILVKIKFNIIASLYDYNPNLAAFMKADMWKKCLECIDELLDILFNNNNIFIGENIAEDSENLGISENQPFRVRGCILTLVERMDEEFTKIMQNTDPHSQEYVDNLKDESHVCGILDRLLGYLETKGSTEEVCRVYLRRIMHTYYKFDYKAHCRSLAMQAETKSEQDQEESEGEDSALIMDRLCKFIYSKDRTDRIRTCAILCHIYHHALHSRWYQARDLMLMSHLQDNIQHADPPVQILYNRTMVQLGICAFRQGMIKDAHNALLDIQSSGRAKELLGQGLLMRNMQERNAEQEKIEKRRQVPFHMHINLELLECVYLVSAMLLEIPYMAAHEFDARRRMISKQFHHQLRVGERQPLLGPPESMREHVVAASKSMKMGDWRTCHTFIINEKMNSKVWDLFPETQHVRQMLVRKIQEESLRTYLFTYSSVYDSISMETLSEMFELELPMVHSIISKMIINEELMASLDQPTQTVVMHRTEPTSLQNMALQLAEKLGGLVENNERVFDLKQGVYGGYFNRDQKGGYQQKQGYQRDQRGGYQKQGYQRDQKDGYQQKRGGYQGGGGGGYQGGGGYQGGGGYQGGGGGGGYQGGGGGGYQGGGGYQGGYQGGYQRGYRNQNQSSY; this is encoded by the exons ATGTCTCGTTTCTTCGCCACTGGGTCCGACAGTGAGTCGGAAGAGTCCTCGTCAGCAGACGAGATCACTCCTAAACCCACCGGGACTACCTTAACCAAGCA GTCTCTGTTGCTAAGTGACGATGAGGAGGACACCAAGAGGGTGGTCCGCAGTGCCAAGGACAAGAG GTTTGAAGAACTGACCAACCTCATCAAGACCATCCGCAACGCCATGAAGATCAGAGACATGGCAAAATGTTTGGAGGAGTTTGAGCAGCTGTGTCGAGCGTTCCTCAAAAGCAAGACTATAGTGGACAAGGAGGGGGTTCCCCCCTTCTACATCCGTCTTCTGGCTGACCTGGAAGACTATCTGAATCAG CTTTGGGAGGATAAAGAAGGCAAGAAGAAGATGAACAAGAACAACGCCAAAGCTCTCAGCACCCTGAGGCAGAAGATCCGCAAGTACAACAGAGACTACGAGACGGAGATCGCCAGCTACAAGGAG aacccAACAGAATCAGCtgatgaggaagaagagaaagaagcaGGTGAATCAG GGTCGTCGTCAGGAAGTGATGACGAAGGCGGCGAGGACGCCAAGAGCTTCCTGAAGAAGAAGCCGGCTCCAGTGGAGGCCCTGCCCGACGCCAGCAAGTTCCTCAAGTCAGCCAAGTCCGGG GACGAGGAGTCGTCCAgcagtgatgatgatgaagactgGGGCTCAGACGCAGTGGACAGTGGCAGCGAGAGCGGGGATGATGATGAGAAGAGCGCCTCCCTGGCTGTGGTCTTCCTCAAGAA AGCCCAGGAAGGAGAGCGCCACACCagtgagaagaagaaggaggacaggaaggagaggcatCGCCAGAagaggctgcaggaggaggcggaggaggagggaggagaggagggggaggggggctgggagaagGTGAAGGGAGGAGTTCCCCTTGTCAAG gagaAGCCCAAGATGTTTGCCAAGGGAACGGAGATCAACACGACCGTGGTGGTGAAGAAGCTGAACGAGATCCTGCAGGCCCGAGGCAAGAAGGGCACAGACAG agcgGCCCAGATCGAGCTGCTCCATGCTCTGGCTGGCATCTCTAATGAGCACACCCTGGGGGAGGGCATCCTGGTGAAGATCAAGTTCAATATCATCGCCTCCCTGTACGACTACAACCCCAACCTGGCCGCCTTCATGAAg gCGGACATGTGGAAGAAGTGTCTGGAGTGTATCGATGAGCTGCTGGACATCctgttcaacaacaacaacatcttcattggagagaacaTCGCTGAAGACAGCGAAAACCTGGGCATCTCTGAGAACCAG cccTTCAGAGTGCGGGGGTGTATCCTGACCCTGGTGGAGAGGATGGACGAGGAGTTCACCAAGATCATGCAGAACACAGACCCTCACTCACAAG agtaTGTGGACAACCTGAAGGATGAGAGTCATGTGTGTGGCATCCTGGACCGACTGCTGGGCTACCTGGAGACCAAGGGCTCCACAGaggaggtgtgcagggtgtaccTGCGCCGCATCATGCACACCTACTACAAGTTTGACTACAAGGCCCACTGCCGCAGCCTGGCCATGCAGGCAGAGACCAAG TCTGAgcaggaccaggaggagagcgagggtgaGGACAGCGCCCTGATCATGGACCGCCTCTGTAAGTTCATCTACTCCAAGGACCGCACCGACCGCATCCGCACCTGTGCCATCCTGTGCCACATCTACCACCACGCGCTGCACTCCCGCTGGTACCAGGCCAGAGACCTCATGCTCATGAGCCACCTGCAGGACAACATCCAGCACGCAGACCCCCCCGTACAG ATCCTGTATAACAGGACCATGGTGCAGCTGGGGATCTGTGCATTCCGCCAGGGCATGATCAAGGATGCCCACAACGCGTTGCTGGACATCCAGTCCTCCGGCCGGGCCAAGGAGCTGCTGGGCCAGGGCCTGCTGatgaggaacatgcaggagaggaACGCAGAGCAGGAGAAGATCGAGAAGAGGAGACAG GTCCCGTTCCACATGCACATCAACCTGGAGCtgctggagtgtgtgtacctggtgtctGCCATGCTGCTGGAGATCCCCTACATGGCTGCTCACGAGTTTGATGCCCGGCGCAGGATGATCAGCAAGCAGTTCCACCACCAGCTCAGGGTTGGGGAGAGGCAGCCCCTGCTGG gtcccccaGAGAGCATGCGGGAGCACGTGGTGGCGGCCAGTAAGAGCATGAAGATGGGAGACTGGCGCACCTGCCACACCTTCATCATCAACGAGAAGATGAACAGCAAGGTGTGGGACCTGTTCCCAGAGACGCAGCATGTCCGCCAGATGCTGGTCAG GAAAATCCAGGAGGAGTCCTTGAGGACCTACCTTTTCACCTACAGCAGTGTGTATGACTCCATCAG tATGGAGACTCTGTCTGAGATGTTTGAGCTGGAGCTTCCCATGGTGCACAGCATCATCAGCAAGATGATCATCAACGAGGAGctcatg GCGTCCCTGGACCAGCCCACACAGACGGTGGTGATGCACCGTACGGAGCCCACCTCCCTGCAGAACATGGCCCTGCAGCTGGCCGAGAAGCTGGGCGGCCTGGTGGAGAACAACGAGCGTGTGTTCGACCTGAAGCAGGGCGTCTACGGAGGCTACTTCAACAGGG atcaGAAGGGTGGTTACCAGCAGAAGCAGGGCTACCAGAGAG